The following proteins are co-located in the Mycolicibacterium goodii genome:
- the fadD3 gene encoding 3-((3aS,4S,7aS)-7a-methyl-1,5-dioxo-octahydro-1H-inden-4-yl)propanoate--CoA ligase FadD3, which yields MTSAVGHARSDRGVRTVPAVLDRVAAQFPDHDAVVSPDRRLTYAQLRDEVRRASAAMIALGVAPGDRVAIWSPNTWHWVVASLATHYAGGVVVPLNTRYTASEATDILVRTGAPLLIASGKFLGTDRTADLDRAALPALRHIVRVPIDENDGDWEEFTSRADDAALAEVDARAAAVSPDDVSDILFTSGTTGRSKGVRCAHRQSLDGSAAWAECGQVTSADRYLCINPFFHNFGYKAGILACLQTGATLYPMLTFDPEQTMKAVAEHEITVLPGPPTIYQTLLDHPGRGGYDLSSLRFAVTGAAVVPVVLIERMQTELDIDIVLTAYGLTEAAGFGTMCRPDDDAVTVATTCGRPIADFELRLGDSGEVLLRGPNVMLGYLDDDEATAAAIDADGWLHTGDIGKLDAAGNLTITDRLKDMYICGGFNVYPAEIEQVLARLDGVAESAVIGVPDERLGEVGKAFVVTRPGAQLDEATVIAYAREHLANFKVPRSVEFLDALPRNPGGKVVKPALREKV from the coding sequence ATGACGAGCGCCGTTGGTCACGCGCGCAGCGACCGGGGGGTCAGAACCGTTCCAGCGGTGCTGGACCGGGTGGCTGCGCAGTTCCCCGACCACGACGCCGTGGTCAGCCCCGATCGTCGACTGACCTATGCGCAGTTGCGCGACGAGGTCCGGCGCGCGTCCGCGGCGATGATCGCCCTCGGCGTCGCACCGGGCGACCGGGTCGCGATCTGGTCGCCGAACACCTGGCACTGGGTGGTGGCCAGCCTCGCCACGCACTACGCCGGCGGCGTCGTCGTCCCGCTCAACACGCGCTACACCGCGAGCGAGGCGACCGACATCCTGGTCCGCACGGGCGCACCGCTGCTGATCGCGTCGGGGAAGTTCCTCGGCACCGACAGGACCGCCGACCTCGACCGCGCCGCGCTGCCCGCCCTGCGACACATCGTGCGCGTGCCGATCGACGAAAATGACGGCGACTGGGAGGAATTCACCTCGCGCGCCGACGACGCGGCACTGGCCGAGGTCGACGCCCGCGCGGCGGCGGTGTCCCCCGACGACGTCTCCGACATCCTGTTCACCTCCGGCACCACCGGCCGCAGCAAGGGGGTGCGCTGCGCGCACCGCCAGTCGCTCGACGGGTCGGCCGCATGGGCCGAGTGCGGGCAGGTCACCAGCGCCGACCGTTACCTGTGCATCAACCCGTTCTTCCACAACTTCGGGTACAAGGCCGGGATCCTGGCATGCCTGCAGACCGGCGCGACGCTGTACCCGATGCTGACGTTCGACCCCGAGCAGACCATGAAAGCGGTTGCCGAGCACGAGATCACGGTGTTGCCCGGTCCGCCGACCATCTACCAGACGCTGCTCGACCACCCGGGCCGCGGCGGCTACGACCTGAGCTCGTTGCGGTTCGCGGTGACCGGCGCTGCCGTGGTGCCGGTGGTGCTGATCGAACGCATGCAGACCGAACTGGACATCGACATCGTGCTCACCGCGTACGGGCTGACCGAGGCCGCCGGGTTCGGCACGATGTGCCGCCCGGACGACGACGCGGTCACCGTCGCCACCACATGTGGCCGGCCGATCGCCGATTTCGAACTGCGCCTGGGCGATTCGGGCGAGGTGCTGCTGCGCGGCCCGAACGTGATGCTCGGCTACCTCGACGACGACGAGGCCACCGCGGCGGCGATCGACGCCGACGGGTGGCTGCACACCGGTGACATCGGGAAACTCGACGCCGCGGGCAACCTCACCATCACCGACCGACTCAAGGACATGTACATCTGCGGCGGGTTCAACGTCTACCCCGCCGAGATCGAACAGGTGCTCGCCCGGTTGGACGGCGTGGCCGAGTCCGCGGTGATCGGCGTTCCCGACGAACGCCTCGGCGAGGTGGGCAAGGCCTTCGTCGTCACCAGGCCCGGCGCGCAGTTGGACGAGGCCACCGTGATCGCCTATGCCCGCGAGCATCTGGCGAACTTCAAGGTCCCGCGATCGGTCGAGTTCCTCGACGCGCTGCCACGCAATCCGGGTGGAAAAGTGGTCAAGCCGGCCCTACGGGAGAAGGTGTGA